The following are from one region of the Bactrocera oleae isolate idBacOlea1 chromosome 6, idBacOlea1, whole genome shotgun sequence genome:
- the TfIIEbeta gene encoding general transcription factor IIE subunit 2, with protein sequence MDPALLREREAFKKRAMATPTVEKKPKAEAPPPSQPKDDAKKKMRPPSAPKLDSSTYKTMSGSSQYRFGVLAKIVKHMRTRHQDGDDHPLNIDEILDETNQLDIGQSVKNWLASEALINNPKIEATPDGLRFSFKPVYKIKDGKSLLRLLKQHDLKGLGGILLDDVQESLPHCEKVLKNRASEIIFIVRPIDKKKILFYNDRTANFMVDEEFQKLWRSATVDAMDDAKIDEYLEKQGIRSMQDHGPKKPVPKRKKAASKKRQFKKPRDNEHLADVLETYEDNTLTQKGVNPT encoded by the exons atgGATCCAGCTCTGTTGAGAGAACGCGAGGCGTTCAAAAAAAGGGCCATGGCCACTCCCAC TGTGGAGAAGAAGCCAAAGGCCGAAGCCCCACCACCCAGCCAACCCAAAGATGATGCCAAGAAAAAAATGCGTCCACCCAGTGCGCCTAAACTGGATTCAAGCAC ataCAAAACAATGTCCGGAAGTTCGCAATATCGATTTGGTGTTCTAGCTAAGATTGTAAAACATATGCGTACTCGACACCAGGATGGGGACGACCATCCTTTGAACATAGATGAAATATTGGATGAAACAAATCAATTAGATATTGGGCAATctgttaaaaat TGGTTAGCCTCCGAAGCGCTCATAAATAATCCCAAAATTGAAGCAACGCCAGATGGTCTACGTTTTAGTTTTAAACcagtttataaaattaaagatgGCAAAAGTCTGTTAAGACTTCTTAAACAACATGACCTGAAAGGTTTGGGCGGCATACTGTTAGACGATGTGCAAGAGTCATTACCGCACTGCgaaaaagtactaaaaaatCGTGCTTCGGAAATAATATTCATAGTACGAccaattgataaaaaaaaaatattattctacaATGATCGAACAGCGAATTTTATG GTGGATGAAGAGTTCCAAAAGCTGTGGCGTTCAGCAACCGTAGACGCCATGGATGACGCGAAAATTGATGAGTATCTGGAAAAACAAG GTATACGTTCAATGCAAGATCATGGACCAAAGAAACCGGTACCGAAACGTAAGAAGGCTGCGAGCAAGAAACGGCAATTTAAGAAACCAAGAGATAATGAACATTTGGCTGACGTTTTGGAAACTTACGAAGACAATACATTAACACAAAAAGGCGTTAATCCGACGTGA